From the Deltaproteobacteria bacterium genome, the window GGCCCCACAGTGCTCTTGGATACAGGCCGCCGGCACCGGAAGCGAGACGAATTCAACCGATTTAGATGCCTGGTTTCTTCACATAGAAGGTGGTACAACTATTTGGGGCAGCTCATTATTTCCCGTCCGATTAAGCATCATGAGTATGTGTTCCCGGGTACCCATAAGTTTTAAAGGAACAGCTCATATTCTACATTGTGTAAAATATGTCAGGCCAAAGGGATGTCAAGTGTTATTTTACAATAGGTGGGAAGAGGAAGTTCACCTGTGAAAGGCGCAGGGGAACAGACTCCGGAGGGGGGTTCAGGACGATTCGACCGCCAGCGGATTCTCATACCCTGTTTTCAACCGCCACCGAGCTGCCACTTTTCCAGTTCTATTCAAGCTCTTTCAGCGGCACTGCCCATTTCCTCTCGTTTCAGCACTTATCGAGCGCATGGTCGATAGCTTCGACGATATCCCGTGGGTCCTCGATCCCGATGGAAAGGCGCACAAAGTCCGGAGTCACTCCGGCAGCGAGCTGCTCCTCGGGGTTGAGCCGCTGATGAGTGGTACTCGCAGGATGGATGACCAGGCTCTTCGCGTCCCCGATATTAGCAAGGAGGGAGAGGAGCTTCACGTTGTCGATGAAGGCTCTTCCGGCTTCGTATCCCCCCTTCACGCCGAATCCCACTATAGCGCCGAATCCTCCGTCCAGATACTTCTTTGCGAGCTCGTGGGTCGGGTGATCTGGCAGCCCGGGGTAGTTCACCCAGGAAACTTTCGGGTGGGTTTTCAGGTGCTTTGCCACTTCCATAGCGTTTTTATTGTGCTTTTCCATCCTCAAGTGGAGCGTCTCGAGCCCCTGAAGGAAGAGGAAGGCGTTGAAAGGGCTCATGGAAGGCCCGATGTCCCGCATCAGCTGGAGCCTCGCTTTCAGGATGAACGCCGCGTTGCCGAATGACTCCACGTATCGCAACCCGTGGTAGCCCGGGTCGGGCTCGGTGTAGTCCGGGAAGTTCCCGTTCGCCCAGTTGAAATTGCCCGAATCGACGATGATCCCGCCGATGGACGTCCCGTGCCCGCCTATGAACTTCGTCGTTGAGTGGATTACGATGTCCGCCCCGTATTCGATGGGCCTGCACATGACCGGCGAGGGAACCGTGTTGTCCACCACGAAGGGTATGCCGGCCTCGTGGGCGATGGAGGCGATGGCTTCAAAGTCTGGTGTGTCCAGTTTCGGGTTTCCGATCGACTCGGCAAATATGAGCCGCATTTTCGGTGTGAGGGCCTTCCTGAAATTCTCCGGGTCGGAGGGATCCACGAAGATCGTCTCGATCCCCATCTTCTTGAGCGTTGAGTGAAAGAGAGAAACCGTTCCCCCGTAAAGAGATGTGGAAGACAATATCTGCTCCCCGGACTTGGCTATGTTCAGAATGGTCACCGTTTCTGCAGCCTGGCCGGATGACAGGGCGAGGGCGCCCACGCCCCCCTCGAGAGCAGATACTCTCTTCTCGAGAACGTCGGTCGTGGGATTCATGATCCTTGTGTAAATATTTCCGAACTCCTTCAACCCGAAAAGATTCGAGGCGTGCTGTGAATCTCTGAAAATGTAGGAGGTGGTCTGGTAGATCGGCACTGCTCTCGCCAGCGTCGATGCATCCGCCTCCTCCTGCCCACCGTGAACACATAGCGTGTCAATCCTGTAATTGTTTTCCATGAGAATCCTTTTCCTCCTATCATTCGTTTAAGAGGCAGGATAAATCATACTCTACAGTATGTCAAATGTGTTTTTCCCCAGGCGGAATTCGGCACTCCGGGGTTGAATATGGCTCCGCGTACCAGGGCGCAACAGCATGTTTCCGCAATTTTCCGGATTGATCGCCAGGAGTCCGGGGAAGCCAGGGGATTCATATCCCCATCGAGGCCGCTTCCTTGCAAAGCTTCTT encodes:
- a CDS encoding bifunctional O-acetylhomoserine aminocarboxypropyltransferase/cysteine synthase (catalyzes the formation of L-methionine and acetate from O-acetyl-L-homoserine and methanethiol), translating into MENNYRIDTLCVHGGQEEADASTLARAVPIYQTTSYIFRDSQHASNLFGLKEFGNIYTRIMNPTTDVLEKRVSALEGGVGALALSSGQAAETVTILNIAKSGEQILSSTSLYGGTVSLFHSTLKKMGIETIFVDPSDPENFRKALTPKMRLIFAESIGNPKLDTPDFEAIASIAHEAGIPFVVDNTVPSPVMCRPIEYGADIVIHSTTKFIGGHGTSIGGIIVDSGNFNWANGNFPDYTEPDPGYHGLRYVESFGNAAFILKARLQLMRDIGPSMSPFNAFLFLQGLETLHLRMEKHNKNAMEVAKHLKTHPKVSWVNYPGLPDHPTHELAKKYLDGGFGAIVGFGVKGGYEAGRAFIDNVKLLSLLANIGDAKSLVIHPASTTHQRLNPEEQLAAGVTPDFVRLSIGIEDPRDIVEAIDHALDKC